In Crassostrea angulata isolate pt1a10 chromosome 6, ASM2561291v2, whole genome shotgun sequence, a genomic segment contains:
- the LOC128187943 gene encoding cytochrome c oxidase subunit 4 isoform 1, mitochondrial-like, which produces MSTLNMLRCAPRALKKQPIWVAPSRNIALTSVNWDAPATTGSKAVLPGHEYYPGKEEYSPVIGHREIVGHGEIPYYTDSFTVPCPAIRFKEVDEALGKLREKEKGDWKLLTLEEKKTLYRASFNSTLEEVRAPSGDWKRCIGDNAILMALMFLGVSVIGFADPQYEPKTVTNEWVDAQTEYLIKKRVQPVDGIASWYDYENNKFKPTWSIFTTKETSKSVKTLSEKE; this is translated from the exons ATGAGTACTTTAAATATGTTACGGTGTGCCCCACGTGCCCTCAAGAAACAACCCATCTGGGTGGCACCCTCAAGAAACATTGCCCTGACATCAGTTAATTGGGACGCACCAGCAACCACTGGTTCTAAAGCTGTTCTCCCCGGCCATGAGTACTACCCAGGAAAAGAGGAATATTCACCAGTCATAG GACATAGAGAAATCGTGGGCCATGGAGAGATTCCCTATTACACTGACTCCTTCACTGTGCCCTGTCCGGCCATCAGATTCAAGGAAGTTGACGAAGCTCTAGGAAAACTCAGAGAAAAAGAAAAGGGAGACTGGAAACTCTTAACACTAGAagagaaaaaaacat TGTACAGAGCTAGTTTCAATTCGACCCTGGAGGAGGTTCGGGCTCCATCTGGAGATTGGAAACGTTGTATTGGAGACAACGCCATCTTGATGGCATTGATGTTCCTTGGTGTCTCCGTGATTGGATTCGCTG ATCCTCAATATGAGCCCAAAACAGTCACCAATGAATGGGTTGACGCCCAGACCGAGTACCTTATCAAGAAACGAGTCCAGCCAGTGGACGGTATAGCCTCGTGGTACGATTACGAGAACAACAAGTTCAAGCCCACCTGGTCCATCTTCACAACAAAGGAAACCTCCAAGTCAGTCAAGACCCTCAGTGAGAAGGAATAG
- the LOC128187942 gene encoding uncharacterized protein C20orf96-like, with protein sequence MSSTFDIAGTTSRASQLQTQVSKEDLLKTLGNQLNMDFSQYERWTRKTKVTRPPPPPKDGGSRMLMVGRVKSADSCLHGKGQGHNVTYREKKEAAKMLEINKERNERIKILELRIRTRKKTLDEYLKRSRELLEQNMKLKESIESDEYGTLNAVKGLLRRYEKYRGGITTLNSNFVKEYDAAVRDLEETRHRTNSQLQALEKKVSDLDDSLKEKQEELHTLMSYKDKEYPVKAMRIATLQKEIQNLKIANQEDQEDLEHIVFTELEKYEKEQTRTANSITKSITERAISRMHPSLKDMALQNLVMAKEIEVHKKEQEGLIRVNQALEAEVKKLLRDPKTNTRLQMFPEFFPSRQKCTPDMEVVLDIPTQEWLPI encoded by the exons ATGTCATCCACCTTCGATATTGCTGGTACAACCAGCCGAGCCTCTCAGCTGCAGACCCAGGTCAGCAAAGAAGACCTGCTGAAAACTCTGGGAAACCAGCTGAATATGGACTTTTCCCAGTATGAAAGATGGACGCGGAAAACCAAAGTTACAAGACCACCACCTCCTCCCAAAGATG GGGGAAGTAGAATGCTGATGGTTGGCAGAGTGAAGTCTGCCGATTCTTGTCTTCATGGCAAAGGCCAAGGCCATAACGTAACCTACAGAGAGAAGAAAGAGGCTGCCAAGATGTTAGAAATTAACAAAGAAAGAAATGAAAGGATTAAAATTCTCGAA TTAAGAATAAGGACCAGGAAGAAGACTTTGGATGAATATCTGAAGAGAAGCAGAGAACT CTTGGAACAAAATATGAAGCTAAAAGAAAGTATTGAAAGTGATGAATATGGGACATTGAATGCTGTCAAAGGATTGCTAAGAAGATATGAGAAATACAGG gGTGGTATAACAACCTTAAACTCCAATTTTGTGAAAGAATATGATGCGGCAGTGAGAGACCTCGAGGAAACAAGACACAGAACAAATTCACAACTTCAAG ctttGGAAAAGAAAGTTTCTGATCTAGATGattcattaaaagaaaaacaagaagagTTGCATACACTCATGAGCTACAAA GACAAGGAGTATCCTGTCAAAGCAATGAGGATAGCAACACTGCAGAAAGAAATACAAAACCTTAAAATAGCAAACCAG GAAGACCAAGAGGACCTAGAACACATTGTATTCACAGAACTAGAGAAGTATGAGAAAGAGCAAACAAGAACGGCTAACAGTATCACCAAAAGCATTACAGAG AGAGCCATTTCAAGAATGCATCCAAGTCTGAAGGATATGGCTCTTCAGAACTTAGTAATGGCCAAG GAAATAGAAGTTCATAAAAAGGAACAGGAAGGACTGATCAGAGTCAACCAAGCTCTTGAAGCAGAAGTTAAAAAACTACTGCGGGATCCAAAAACCAACACACGTCTACAGATGTTTCCAGAATTCTTTCCCAGTAGACAAAA ATGCACACCGGACATGGAAGTTGTTTTGGACATTCCGACTCAAGAGTGGTTACCTATATAA
- the LOC128187940 gene encoding uncharacterized protein LOC128187940, with translation MGDRCSEVKELQQRIYEALLKSEEVTHLIDGLICVNCPLGQRYQLLPMEELFKDNSNFLEGIKKIGVALNILEKYCRHLLKPPVERSQMWRVVKFSNNIFRDRVDCVVGGRDIMKLMGYTEDIQDGLQFPNSGQTNEEQLYRLLADIMCGKRELDAYLTNYHPYPERVENLLPHQTVLDVASFQKNWIQQGNLPMRKLKPVASIASNTHTESRLTNQQRSSSSSSSYSDSQLMRQDVTNQVQQPIREAVTESKLSIPSASPSNKSGGQRTGSSEVESPQSSIVCDICGQSVAMFMCGRCDNKQLCTACDERWHQHPKRKNHDRQKLRMSSTEQNSDDHEYLSAKESHALIPSPTPQQTHDQLPQEVLQYATQDATQNQPYYSTSEQPPYCIKPIVTPYSAGSNVNQSHYVMSANNNNMDLSTMHHSVQNVPGMEEHHPQEGLISGLQSQPGTLRRMSHDPNMHQNVYHTLPSVPPSMQRAAPGGPPTSKLLDKILAIPDLYRRKSKIEIHLETLQEEIDNIEVRIQECIAQNATFYEDEEYGRLFRKKGFLQREKIELEKYEKELDKVLVQQDQMYYPSQWPLNYQQQVGLSSLPLGHLPSVNSPGGVNPPHSGVFIFVPNSYQSSPPVYPSEGPSPSMAMQSPPSFYGHPTGPSSYFPQTEQSIQCTSPHNPLLAYHSKQNSPQTPKVSPRMHGNFPYVNQPLNQSPKSGTLQQNVEHRRSQSMFQERTENTPVHAQKHTPERPNLPLMEERKVFQENRANEFHRRQTSSIVDERKPPSTQQVPPPPKFHDMPVSAKTVYQNYPPPADLQIVPPLDSPPVPIPPRIPKEPPPQIHKPKVEGYGSPWICQHCTFHNDPDTRVCAVCFKTSDNPKFVQQGSANTGSSVSDSRPMNDLNRPQRPPAPGVEKKQPSATGAQHSDVSKIIKEASTAGDKIMQHYDEIYHEKQEAKRQFEEQLEKEKKKEAEEKFIQQTLADQLKKATIQSPPSAQVLPKSTSPNRSNQKPGEQLSFPVTSEKATEQSQPLSKSPSNKKGLTFPETMEALGKQFWEDHKDIETKEQGLSKSPRNKQGLNITETVEKVNQQRMQNLMDIEAKELVGFFKEAEKEGFDTDEGELAVEMCVRDQLLPLQWLKQIWMKRVKSVMAEVAKAGADMNENEVGELSEAEAKNSLKETKGDVEEAVKICTAKRCKLYQEICKVDNSFPREEILQAMLSSKGELEEALDHLNSDSLQQFTDHLWERENSSLQGEDEAEGVSEALALSDVHDACLSVTNSVLKHNHFQQMVRNKDISSDRRSRMIMVEGKLQSWGRAETVLKILDIDVAGKKLEATLEDIVEAVYNCGDRQSSLVYLQQECQCCFTYFPMSKIRTLNCPCKICFDCMKNYFELNIREKHVRNLCCPICQHPNMDNTEAANEYLSFLTMLLNTMVGPDIREIYETKLRDWHLQKDPNFRWCAHCGNGFINIGGERNPAMQCPYCNKKTCFNCKKQWEDQHEGLTCEEYEQWKIDNDPENQAMGLAAHLATNGIDCPSCKMRFSLAKGGCMHFNCPECGHEFCSGCSQMFDSKGVCMKFKSCRGKGLHCHHPRDCFYYLRDNSVEELQRLLKEKNVKFDTEAPEHQEDQRHCPVMELKDVHEGKKDEACGKDVIAGHAGLCGSHYKEYLVNLINRNKVDPVYIMDVSEMIRLIEREEKTPPQRKPTYQESQYRKKLIQFIKDKIPLQR, from the exons atgGGTGATCGGTGTTCTGAGGTGAAAGAGCTTCAGCAGCGGATTTATGAGGCATTATTGAAGTCAGAGGAGGTCACCCACCTCATTGATGGGTTAATCTGTGTCAACTGCCCCCTGGGGCAGAGGTATCAGCTGCTACCCATGGAGGAACTCTTCAAGGACAACAGCAAT TTTTTGGAGGGAATCAAGAAGATCGGAGTGGCTCTGAATATTTTGGAAAAGTACTGCCGCCACCTACTAAAACCTCCAGTTGAGAGGTCACAGATGTGGCGGGTCGTCAAGTTTTCCAACAACATCTTCAGGGACAGAGTCGACTGTGTTGTG GGAGGGAGAGACATCATGAAGCTGATGGGATATACCGAGGACATCCAAGATGGACTCCAGTTTCCTAACTCTGGCCAAACAAATGAAGAGCAACTGTATCGCCTGCTGGCCGACATTATGTGTGGGAAGAGAGAGCTAGATGCCTATCTAACAAATTATCACCCTTATCCAGAGAGGGTGGAGAATTTACTGCCCCATCAAACAGT GCTGGATGTGGCAAGCTTTCAAAAGAACTGGATTCAACAAGGAAATCTACCCATGAGAAAATTG AAGCCTGTAGCAAGCATTGCATCTAATACGCATACAGAATCTAGACTGACCAATCAGCAAAGATCATCATCCAGTAGTTCCTCCTACTCTGACAGTCAGCTAATGAGGCAGGACGTAACAAATCAAGTACAGCAACCAATCAGAGAGGCTGTAACTGAATCAAAACTATCCATTCCAAGTGCATCTCCG TCTAACAAATCTGGTGGACAAAGAACAGGCTCTAGTGAAGTGGAATCTCCACAGTCCAGCATAG TGTGCGACATCTGTGGTCAGTCAGTAGCCATGTTCATGTGTGGTCGCTGTGACAACAAACAGCTCTGTACAGCCTGTGACGAAAGATGGCATCAGCACCCAAAACGCAAAAATCATGATCGCCAGAAATTAAGG ATGTCGAGTACAGAACAGAACTCGGATGACCATGAATATCTGTCAGCCAAAGAGAGCCATGCTCTTATTCCTTCACCTACCCCACAGCAAACACACGACCAGCTGCCACAAGAAGTACTGCAGTACGCCACGCAAGACGCCACCCAAAATCAGCCATATTACTCCACCAGTGAACAACCTCCATATTGTATAAAGCCGATCGTGACTCCATATTCCGCTGGTTCCAATGTAAACCAGTCTCACTATGTAATGTCTGCCAACAATAACAATATGGATTTATCTACAATGCACCACTCTGTGCAAAATGTTCCAGGCATGGAGGAACACCACCCCCAGGAGGGCTTAATATCAGG ACTGCAATCACAGCCAGGGACTCTACGCAGAATGTCACATGACCCAAACATGCATCAGAAT GTGTACCACACTCTGCCTTCTGTGCCCCCAAGCATGCAGAGAGCAGCTCCTGGGGGACCCCCCACCTCCAAACTATTGGACAAGATTTTGGCCATTCCCGACCTGTACAGAAGAAAATCCAAAATAGAGATTCACTTGGAGACGCTGCAGGAAGAAATTGATAACATCGAGGTCAGAATCCAGGAATGCATAGCTCAGAATGCAACGTTCTACGAAGATGAAGAGTATGGTCGTCTGTTCAGGAAAAAAGGATTCCTACAGAGGGAGAAGATAGAGCTGGAAAAATACGAGAAAGAGCTGGATAAGGTTCTGGTCCAGCAGGATCAGATGTATTACCCCTCACAGTGGCCCCTCAATTACCAGCAGCAAGTGGGGCTGAGTAGCCTTCCCCTCGGACATTTGCCCTCGGTCAATTCTCCCGGCGGGGTTAACCCACCGCACAGTGGAGTGTTCATCTTCGTTCCAAACTCGTATCAAAGCAGTCCTCCAGTTTACCCCAGTGAAGGCCCTAGTCCGAGCATGGCCATGCAAAGCCCTCCTTCATTTTATGGTCATCCAACAGGGCCTTCTTCATACTTTCCCCAAACAGAGCAGAGCATTCAGTGTACATCGCCTCATAACCCGCTGCTGGCATATCATTCCAAACAGAACTCTCCACAAACCCCAAAAGTATCGCCACGTATGCATGGGAATTTTCCATATGTGAATCAACCATTAAATCAGTCACCAAAATCTGGTACTCTTCAGCAGAATGTGGAGCACAGGAGAAGTCAGTCCATGTTTCAGGAAAGAACAGAAAATACACCTGTGCATGCCCAGAAGCATACCCCAGAAAGACCAAATTTACCTTTAATGGAGGAGAGAAAGGTCTTTCAAGAAAACAGAGCCAACGAGTTTCATCGCAGGCAAACCAGTAGTATTGTAGATGAGAGGAAACCTCCAAGTACCCAGCAAGTTCCACCTCCCCCGAAATTCCATGACATGCCAGTATCTGCAAAGACAGTGTATCAGAATTACCCCCCTCCTGCAGACCTACAAATTGTTCCCCCATTAGATTCACCTCCAGTGCCCATTCCACCACGGATCCCCAAGGAACCCCCACCCCAGATCCACAAACCCAAAGTGGAGGGGTACGGATCCCCTTGGATCTGTCAACATTGCACCTTTCACAATGACCCAGATACTAGGGTGTGTGCAGTTTGCTTCAAGACAAGTGATAACCCAAAATTTGTACAACAAGGCAGTGCTAATACAGGGAGTTCGGTGAGTGACAGCCGACCAATGAATGACCTGAACAGGCCACAGAGACCTCCGGCCCCTGGGGTAGAGAAAAAGCAGCCATCTGCCACTGGGGCCCAACACAGTGATGTCtctaaaataattaaagaagCGTCTACAGCAGGGGACAAAATCATGCAGCATTACGATGAG ATATATCATGAGAAACAAGAAGCTAAGCGCCAGTTTGAAGAGCAGctagagaaagaaaaaaagaaggaaGCAGAGGAAAAATTCATACAACAAACACTGGCTGATCAGTTGAAAAAAGCAACCATTCAGTCCCCACCATCAGCACAGGTTCTGCCCAAAAGTACAAGCCCAAACAGGAGCAACCAAAAGCCAGGGGAACAGTTGTCATTCCCTGTGACAAGTGAAAAAGCTACTGAGCAGTCTCAGCCCCTGAGTAAATCTCCCAGCAACAAAAAGGGCCTTACTTTTCCAGAGACAATGGAGGCACTGGGTAAACAGTTTTGGGAGGACCACAAGGACATTGAGACTAAAGAACAAGGGCTGAGTAAATCACCCAGGAACAAACAGGGTCTGAACATTACGGAGACGGTGGAGAAAGTGAATCAACAGAGAATGCAAAACTTGATGGACATCGAGGCCAAAGAACTAGTTGGTTtctttaag GAAGCTGAAAAGGAAGGATTTGATACTGATGAAGGAGAGCTTGCAGTAGAAATGTGTGTAAGAGACCAGTTACTTCCCTTGCAATGGCTGAAGCAGATCTGGATGAAGCGGGTGAAATCTGTCATGGCTGAAGTGGCAAAGGCAGGAGCAGACATGAATGAAAACGAGGTGGGGGAGTTGTCTGAGGCAGAAGCCAAGAATTCTCTAAAGGAAACCAAAGGAGATGTTGAAGAGGCTGTGAAAATCTGTACTGCAAAAAGATGCAAACTA tACCAAGAGATATGTAAGGTGGACAACAGCTTTCCAAGAGAAGAGATTCTGCAGGCCATGTTGTCATCTAAAGGGGAGTTGGAGGAAGCTCTAGACCACTTAAACTCTGACAGCCTGCAGCAGTTTACTGACCATCTCTGGGAGAGGGAGAACTCTTCCCTGCAGGGTGAGGACGAAGCTGAGGGTGTAAGTGAGGCTCTGGCGCTGTCTGATGTCCATGATGCCTGTTTAAGTGTCACCAACAGCGTGCTCAAACACAATCACTTCCAGCAGATGGTCAGAAACAAAGACATTAGCTCTGAT CGGAGGTCCCGGATGATAATGGTGGAGGGTAAGCTACAGAGCTGGGGGCGGGCAGAGACCGTGCTGAAGATCCTGGATATAGATGTGGCGGGTAAGAAACTGGAGGCCACCCTGGAGGACATCGTAGAGGCGGTGTATAACTGTGGGGACCGTCAGAGCTCCCTCGTCTACCTACAGCAGGAGTGCCAGTGCTGTTTCACTTACTTCCCCATGAGCAAG ataagAACTTTGAATTGCCCATGTAAAATCTGCTTTGACTGCATGAAGAACTACTTTGAGTTGAACATTCGAGAGAAACACGTCAGGAACCTATGTTGTCCAATATGTCAGCACCCAAACATGGACAACACTGAAGCGGCCAATGAATACCTGTCATTCCTCACCATGCTG ttgaaTACAATGGTTGGTCCAGACATTCGAGAAATTTATGAAACCAAGCTGCGGGACTGGCACTTACAGAAAGATCCCAACTTCAGATGGTGTGCCCAT TGTGGCAACGGTTTTATCAACATCGGAGGAGAGAGAAACCCAGCCATGCAGTGTCCATATTGTAACAAGAAGACATGCTTCAACTGTAAAAAACAG TGGGAGGATCAGCACGAGGGTCTGACCTGTGAGGAGTATGAACAATGGAAGATTGACAACGACCCAGAGAACCAGGCCATGGGCCTAGCGGCTCACCTGGCCACCAATGGAATCG attGTCCAAGTTGTAAAATGAGATTTTCCCTGGCTAAGGGGGGCTGCATGCATTTTAATTGCCCGGAGTGTGGACATGAATTCTGCAGTGGATGTTCTCAGATGTTTGATTCTAAAGGA GTGTGTATGAAGTTCAAGAGTTGTCGGGGAAAGGGCCTGCACTGTCACCACCCCCGAGACTGTTTCTACTATCTCCGTGACAACTCAGTCGAGGAGCTTCAACGTCTTCTTAAG GAGAAAAATGTGAAGTTTGACACGGAGGCTCCTGAGCATCAGGAGGACCAGCGACACTGTCCTGTGATGGAGCTAAAAGATGTCCATGAGGGCAAGAAGGATGAGGCCTGTGGTAAAGATGTCATTGCCGGCCACGCAGGGCTCTGTGG GTCGCACTACAAAGAGTACTTAGTTAATCTGATCAACCGAAATAAAGTGGACCCAGTCTACATTATGGATGTTTCTGAGATGATACGCCTGATTGAGCGAGAGGAGAAGACCCCTCCTCAGCGGAAACCGACCTATCAGGAATCTCAGTACCGCAAAAAGCTGATACAG TTTATCAAGGATAAAATACCTTTGCAAAGATGA